A stretch of the Medicago truncatula cultivar Jemalong A17 chromosome 5, MtrunA17r5.0-ANR, whole genome shotgun sequence genome encodes the following:
- the LOC112422008 gene encoding protein FAR1-RELATED SEQUENCE 5-like, with the protein MEHHKDCLDADSSEEEYTDGLIDEEHHSSSDAEDDVDGNADDDVHDESVQLEGSISDALAGDRLVNVNSIASDEILKLEFGTADEAYEFYYRYGKCKGFSIRKCDVRRNSSGIITMREFVCNKNGLRDKKHLSRNDRKRDHRRLTRTNCEARLRVHYKAKKGRYVVSRFEEGHNHEVTPPKFTHLHPLYRKISEADRAQLDALQSHGIRKCHIMGYMVAQKGGYADVGFTKKDLYNYFDKKMRGIIKDGDVAAALKYLNVKSSTDPMLYAEYDVNNDGRMKSLFWADGSSRSDYFCFGDVLAFDTTYKKNKYNYPLCIFSGCNHHSQTIIFGVALLEDETIESYKWVLNHFLECMESKFPKAVVTDGDGSMREAIKQVFPDASHRLCAWHLHKNAQENIKKTPFLEGFRKAMYSNFTPEQFEEFWSELIQKNELEGNAWVIKTYANKSLWATAYLRDKFFGRIRTTSQCEAINAIVKTYSRAKGKIFEFMHNFEQVLRGYRNNELVADFKSKFTEPVLSTHLRLIEIDAARIYTAEIFKEVKDEIIDSGAIRLEEKKVWGIPWFIHCENIVTKALKERLYTMLQV; encoded by the coding sequence ATGGAACACCACAAAGATTGTTTGGACGCCGATTCCAGTGAAGAAGAATACACAGATGGTTTAATAGATGAAGAACATCATAGTTCGTCTGATGCTGAAGATGATGTTGATGGTAATGCTGATGATGATGTTCATGATGAATCAGTTCAACTAGAGGGTTCAATCAGCGATGCTTTAGCAGGCGACAGGTTGGTGAATGTAAATTCCATTGCCTCTGATGAAATTCTTAAACTTGAATTTGGTACTGCTGATGAAGCGTATGAATTTTATTATCGTTATGGAAAATGCAAAGGTTTTTCCATTAGGAAATGTGATGTTAGGCGCAATAGTAGTGGAATAATTACAATGAGGGAGTTTGTCTGCAACAAGAATGGGTTAAGAGACAAGAAGCACTTATCTAGGAATGATAGGAAAAGAGATCATAGACGTCTCACCCGAACAAATTGCGAAGCAAGGCTTCGTGTGCATTACAAAGCCAAAAAAGGGAGATATGTAGTGTCTAGGTTTGAAGAGGGGCATAACCATGAAGTAACCCCACCTAAATTTACACACTTGCACCCACTGTATCGTAAAATCTCTGAAGCAGATAGGGCCCAACTTGATGCTCTTCAATCACATGGAATCAGAAAATGCCATATAATGGGATATATGGTTGCTCAGAAGGGTGGATATGCTGATGTAGGTTTTACTAAGAAAGATTTGTATAACTATTTTGATAAAAAGATGCGTGGTATCATTAAAGACGGTGATGTTGCTGCTGCTCTAAAGTATCTTAATGTGAAGTCTTCCACCGATccaatgttatatgctgaatACGATGTCAACAATGATGGAAGAATGAAAAGTCTGTTTTGGGCTGATGGGAGTAGTAGGTctgattatttttgttttggcgACGTTTTGGCGTTTGACACAACGTACAAGAAGAACAAATACAATTATCCGTTGTGTATATTTTCTGGGTGTAACCACCATTCACAGACCATTATATTTGGTGTTGCGTTGTTGGAGGACGAAACAATTGAGTCATATAAGTGGGTCTTGAACCATTTTTTAGAATGCATGGAAAGTAAATTCCCAAAAGCAGTGGTAACAGATGGAGATGGATCAATGAGGGAAGCTATTAAACAAGTATTCCCTGATGCATCTCATCGGTTATGTGCCTGGCATCTGCACAAGAATGCGcaagaaaatataaagaaaacaccATTTCTGGAGGGTTTTAGAAAAGCAATGTACTCAAATTTTACACCGGAGCAATTTGAGGAGTTTTGGTCAGAGTTGATTCAGAAGAATGAACTTGAAGGAAATGCTTGGGTTATTAAGACATACGCGAACAAGTCACTGTGGGCAACCGCATATTTACGTGATAAGTTCTTTGGACGTATTAGAACCACATCTCAATGTGAAGCTATCAATGCAATTGTCAAGACATATTCCAGAGCCAAAGGcaaaatttttgaatttatgcataattttgaACAGGTTTTGAGAGGTTACAGAAACAATGAGCTTGTTGCTGACTTTAAATCAAAATTCACAGAACCTGTGTTGTCAACTCACCTACGTTTGATTGAGATTGATGCTGCCAGAATTTACACGGCAGAGATCTTTAAAGAAGTTAAAGATGAAATTATTGATTCTGGTGCAATACGTCTCGAGGAAAAAAAAGTGTGGGGGATTCCTTGGTTTATACATTGCGAAAATATCGTGACAAAGGCATTGAAAGAGAGGTTGTATACAATGCTGCAAGTTTAG
- the LOC11418744 gene encoding ferredoxin--NADP reductase, leaf isozyme, chloroplastic: MAAAVTAAVSFPYSNSTSLPIRTSVISPDRLVFKKVSLNNVSISGRLTVRAEVATEAPAPVKVEKISKKQEEGIVVNKFKPKTPYIGRCLLNTKITGDDAPGETWHMVFSTEGEVPYREGQSIGIVPDGIDKNGKPHKLRLYSIASSALGDFGDSKTVSLCVKRLVYTNDAGEVVKGVCSNFLCDLRPGSEVQITGPVGKEMLMPKDPNATVIMLGTGTGIAPFRSFLWKMFFEKHEDYKFNGLAWLFLGVPTSSSLLYKEEFEKMKEKAPENFRLDFAVSREQVNDKGEKMYIQTRMAQYAEELWELLKKDNTFVYMCGLKGMEKGIDDIMVSLAAKDGIDWIEYKRSLKKAEQWNVEVY; encoded by the exons ATGGCTGCTGCAGTAACAGCCGCCGTCTCTTTTCCATACTCCAACTCCACTTCTCTTCCGATCAGGACATCTGTTATTTCCCCAGATAGACTTGTCTTCAAAAAG GTTTCGTTGAATAATGTTTCCATAAGTGGAAGGTTAACTGTCAGAGCCGAAGTTGCTACAGAAGCACCTGCTCCTGTTAAGGTTGAAAAGATATCAAAGAAACAGGAAGAAGGTATTGTTGTGAACAAGTTTAAACCAAAGACACCATACATTGGAAGGTGTCTTCTCAACACAAAGATCACTGGTGATGATGCACCTGGTGAAACCTGGCACATGGTTTTCAGCACTGAGG GAGAGGTTCCTTACAGAGAAGGACAATCAATTGGGATAGTTCCAGATGGTATTGACAAGAATGGAAAGCCTCACAAGCTGAGATTGTATTCAATTGCTAGCAGTGCTCTTGGTGATTTTGGAGACTCCAAAACT GTTTCTCTATGTGTGAAACGTCTTGTGTACACAAATGATGCCGGAGAAGTTGTTAAGGGAGTTTGCTCAAACTTCTTGT GCGACTTGAGGCCTGGATCTGAAGTACAGATTACTGGTCCAGTTGGTAAAGAAATGCTTATGCCAAAAGATCCAAATGCCACCGTCATCATG TTGGGAACTGGTACTGGAATTGCCCCATTCCGTtcatttttatggaaaatgttcTTCGAGAAGCATGAAGATTACAAG TTCAATGGTTTGGCATGGCTCTTCTTGGGTGTCCCCACAAGCAGCTCACTGCTTTATAAGGAG GAATTTGAAAAGATGAAGGAGAAAGCGCCTGAGAACTTCAGGCTCGACTTTGCTGTGAGCAGAGAACAAGTAAACGACAAAGGAGAGAAAATGTACATTCAAACCAGAATGGCTCAATATGCAGAAGAGTTGTGGGAATTACTGAAGAAAGACAACACTTTTGTTTACATGTGTGGACTGAAAGGAATGGAAAAGGGAATTGATGACATAATGGTTTCACTCGCTGCCAAAGACG GTATTGATTGGATTGAGTACAAGAGATCGCTGAAGAAGGCAGAGCAATGGAATGTTGAAGtctattga
- the LOC11424121 gene encoding pathogenesis-related thaumatin-like protein 3.5, giving the protein MASSTQFVITLVALILYQLVIGSYSTTFTIVNNCGYTVWPGILSGAGTEPFSTTGFVLQPGESNALAVPPSWSGRVWGRTLCSQDPTGKFSCITGDCDSSTIECAGRNAIPPATLAEFTLNGSGGLDFFDVSLVDGYNLPILIEPHGETGGGNCTATGCSVDLNAACPMELKVISSNNGGEESVACKSACEAFGDPQYCCSGAYGSPDTCKPSSYSQFFKSACPRAYSYAYDDGTSTFTCASADYTITFCPTPSASSIKSGNGKYPLPATDVSGVRHVDQRVNNVVIAFVLMALVVERLW; this is encoded by the exons ATGGCTTCTTCTACTCAATTTGTCATCACTTTGGTTGCCCTAATTCTCTACCAACTCGTAATAG GTTCATATTCAACAACATTCACAATTGTGAACAATTGCGGTTACACAGTTTGGCCGGGAATTTTATCCGGCGCCGGGACAGAACCGTTCTCCACCACCGGCTTCGTTCTCCAACCAGGCGAGTCCAATGCTCTCGCTGTACCACCATCATGGTCCGGCCGTGTATGGGGACGAACACTCTGCTCCCAAGACCCCACTGGAAAATTCTCATGCATCACCGGCGACTGTGATTCCTCCACCATCGAATGTGCCGGAAGAAACGCTATACCACCGGCAACATTAGCAGAATTCACACTCAACGGTTCCGGAGGACTTGATTTCTTCGACGTTAGTCTCGTCGACGGTTACAATCTCCCAATATTAATCGAACCACACGGTGAAACCGGCGGCGGAAACTGCACGGCAACGGGTTGCTCCGTCGACTTAAACGCGGCGTGTCCGATGGAGTTGAAAGTGATAAGTAGTAATAACGGCGGTGAAGAGAGCGTGGCGTGTAAAAGCGCGTGTGAAGCGTTTGGGGATCCGCAATATTGCTGCAGTGGCGCTTATGGTTCCCCGGATACGTGTAAACCAAGTTCCTACTCGCAGTTTTTTAAGAGTGCGTGTCCACGCGCTTATAGTTACGCTTATGATGATGGAACTAGCACTTTCACTTGTGCTTCTGCTGATTATACCATCACTTTTTGCCCCACACCCTCCGCAAg TTCAATCAAATCTGGGAATGGAAAATATCCTTTGCCGGCTACTGACGTGTCTGGTGTTCGACATGTGGATCAGAGAGTCAACAACGTTGTTATTGCTTTTGTTTTGATGGCTTTGGTGGTTGAACGGTTGTGGTAA